Genomic segment of Mycolicibacterium sarraceniae:
GGCGGCGGCCAGCAGCGAGTCGACGGCGCCCTTGGGGTCGGGGCCGAGCGCGCAGTTGACCGCGACGCATTGTTGTGCGAACGCATCGAGTGCGGCCTGCTGGCCCTTGACCTGCTCTTCGGCGGCTGCTTCGGCGTTGACGCCGGGCGGCACAGGCGAATCGAGCACCAGGCGGGCGACCTTGTCGGGGTGGGAGCCGGCGTAGGCCAGCGCGATCTGCGCGCCGTTGCCGACGCCGATCAGTGCCAGCGACGGCACGTCCCAGGTACTGCGCAGCCGCTCGAGATCCTCGGCGGCGCGGGCATTGTCGTAGGCCGAGTCGCCGGGGGCGATGGTGTCGGTGCAGCTCGTCGTCGCGGTCATGGTGATCGCGCCGAGGTTGGCCACCGGGTCGTCACCGGACTCGAACTGGGCCTGGTCGCGCATTTCTTGGCGGTCGAACGCGTCACGACAGTCGACCGGGCTGGACATCCCGAGGCCGCGACGGTCCACCGAGACGATGGGGTGGCTCTTGAGCACATCGGCACCCGAGCGCGACAGCCACACCGGTAGCTGCATCGACGACGGGATGTCGGTGCCGGTGGTGAACACCAGCGGGCCGGCGTCGGGCGGGGTCTGCCCGGACCGGGCGCGCACCACTCCGACGCTCACGGTGCCGGTCGCGCCGGCGACCGGGTCGAGGTCGGCGTCGTAGGTGGCGCACTCCAGGGTCACCCCCGGGGCGGGCGGCGTGCCGGCGTCGCCGAAGACCTTCGAGGTGCAGTCTTTCCAGCCGAGCTCGTTCTTGGGGGCGGCGATGGCCGGCGGGCCACCGGCTGTTGTGGCGGTGGCCGGGGCCGCCGGGTTGTACGCCTTATCGCTGGCGAACTGCGGGTTGGCAGCCAGCCACGGGGCACATCCGGTCAGCAAAGCGGTTAGTACCGCGGTGCCGAGGCCGACTATGGCCTGGGAGGCCCAGACCCGACGATCGCGCATGCCCACCACAGTAGCGATACGGCTGCGCGATACCGGTCAGCCGACGCGCGTGTAGCGGCTGTACAGATAGCCGTCGGCATCGGAGATGAGGTGCGCGCGGTGCATCGACGTCAGCACGTGACCGGAGCCGGTCGCGATCCGCGGCGCCGCGCCGCCGACGAGCTTGGGCGCGGTGGTCAGGCACAGCTCGTCGAGCAGCTCGTGGTCGACGAACGTCCCCGTCAGGGTGGGTCCGCCTTCGCACAGCACCCGCAATAATCCGCGGTCGCCGAGTGCGGCCAGCATGGCGGCGGGATCGACCTCGGCGGGATCGGTTGCCGAGCAGGTGATCACCTCGGCCGCACCGGCGAGCCGGGTGCGGGTGTCATCGGCGGCGTCGGCACAGGTGAGCACCAGCGGTGTCACCTCGGTGCGGGTCAGTACGGGTAAGTCGTGCTCGATGTGCCCGGAGCGGGTGACCAACGCGATCGGAGGGACCTCGCTCTGGCCGCGCCGTTGCCGCTGCGCGCGCTGCGCGAGCGTCATCTGCGCGCCGGAGTAGTTCTCGGCGCGGGCGGTACCGGCGCCGACGACGATGACGTCGGCGAGCTCGCGCAGGGTCCGGAATACCCGCCGGTCGCCGGCGCCGCCCAACCCGCCCGACTTTCCGTCGGTTGCGGCACCGCCGTCCAGGCTGGCGATCATGTTGCCGCGGACGAAGCAGCGGGTCAGTCCGGCCGGGTAGGCGTAGAGCGCGGTGAGGCGGTCGTCATCGACGACGGCGTTTTCGCCGAGCAGTGTGAAGTGCGTCCCATCGAGATCAGTGGGGATTGGGTCGGGCATACGCACGATTGCAGCACGCGGATAGGGTGCCTGTCATGGACCGCCTTGTCGATCGGCATCCGACGGTCTCCCCGGACCGGTTGGTGGCCCAGCTCGTCCCGCCGCCCACCTTCGCCGACGTCCGCTTCGACACGTATCGGCCCGATCCTGCCGAACTCAGCCAAGCCGCCGCCGTGGACGCCTGCCGCGGCTTCTGTGCCGAGGCGCAGCGCCGCAGGGCCGGCAAGAAGAAGCTGTTCGGCAAGCGGGAGACCCTGCCCGGGGTGGGCATCTACCTCGACGGCGGGTTCGGTGTCGGCAAGACGCACCTGCTGGCGTCGATCTATCGGCAGCTGCCGGACGCGGCCGAACACCCCAAGGCGTTCGCGACATTCGGCGAGCTCACCCAGCTGGCCGGGGTCTTCGGCTTCCTCGAGTGCATCGACTTGCTGGCCGACTACGTGGTGGTCTGCATCGATGAGTTCGAGCTCGATGATCCGGGCAACACCACGCTGGTCTCGAGGCTGCTGTCGCAAATCGTCGAGCGCGGGGTGTCTATCGCGGCGACGTCGAACACGCTGCCCGAGCAACTCGGCGAGGGGCGCTTCGCCGCCCAGGACTTCCTCCGTGAAATCAGCTCCCTGGCAAGCATTTTCACCACCGTACGGATCGAAGGCCCGGACTACCGGCACCGTGGTCTGCCGCCGGCACCCGAACCGCTGTCCGACGAAGCGGTGGCCGCTCGGGCAGCCGAGGTGTCCGGGGCCACCCTCGACGATTTCGACGCGCTCTGCGCGCACCTGGCGACCATGCACCCCTCGCGCTACCTCACCCTGATCGAAGGCGTACCGGGGGTTTTCATCACCGGCGTCCACCCGATCGACGACCAGAATGTGGCCCTGCGCCTCGTCGCGTTGACCGACCGGCTGTACGACGCGGGCATTCCGGTAGTGGCATCGGGTGCCAAACTGGACACCGTCTTCTCCGAGGAGATGCTGGCCGGCGGCTACCGCAAAAAGTACCTGCGCGCGACGTCACGACTGCTTGCGCTGACGAGCCCCGGCGGACTCTAGCTGCTAGCTGTCCGCGTCAGGAGCGGGCCGGATCTTGGCCAGCTCGGTGAGGCCACTGACCATGAGCACCCGCATCAACACGGGGTTCGCGATGATCTCCAGCGATTCCGCATGGGGCGCAAGGGCATTGATCGCCGCGCTGTCCAGGTACTCGACGGCGCTGAGGTCCACGGTCAGGCTGTCGGCGTCACTATCGATACCGGCGTCAAGGGCCTTGGCGAAGTCGGCCACGTTGCTGGCGTCGATCTCGCCGGTGGCGAACAGCACCAGTTGGCCGTCGGCTGCGCGGTCGATACGAACTGTCAATGGCGTGCTCATCGGCGGATCCTGGTCGCGAGGTGCACGATGGTGCCGGTGGTGTCTCGCAGGATCGAGACGTCCTCCATCAGTGCTTGCATGATCTGAATACCCTTGCCGCGGTGGCTATACCCGGTGTCCTTGGGTTTCCACGACCCGGCATCGATGATGGTGAGGCGCAGCTGGTCGACCTCCGAGATGGCCTGCA
This window contains:
- the zapE gene encoding cell division protein ZapE, with amino-acid sequence MDRLVDRHPTVSPDRLVAQLVPPPTFADVRFDTYRPDPAELSQAAAVDACRGFCAEAQRRRAGKKKLFGKRETLPGVGIYLDGGFGVGKTHLLASIYRQLPDAAEHPKAFATFGELTQLAGVFGFLECIDLLADYVVVCIDEFELDDPGNTTLVSRLLSQIVERGVSIAATSNTLPEQLGEGRFAAQDFLREISSLASIFTTVRIEGPDYRHRGLPPAPEPLSDEAVAARAAEVSGATLDDFDALCAHLATMHPSRYLTLIEGVPGVFITGVHPIDDQNVALRLVALTDRLYDAGIPVVASGAKLDTVFSEEMLAGGYRKKYLRATSRLLALTSPGGL
- a CDS encoding alpha/beta fold hydrolase; this translates as MRDRRVWASQAIVGLGTAVLTALLTGCAPWLAANPQFASDKAYNPAAPATATTAGGPPAIAAPKNELGWKDCTSKVFGDAGTPPAPGVTLECATYDADLDPVAGATGTVSVGVVRARSGQTPPDAGPLVFTTGTDIPSSMQLPVWLSRSGADVLKSHPIVSVDRRGLGMSSPVDCRDAFDRQEMRDQAQFESGDDPVANLGAITMTATTSCTDTIAPGDSAYDNARAAEDLERLRSTWDVPSLALIGVGNGAQIALAYAGSHPDKVARLVLDSPVPPGVNAEAAAEEQVKGQQAALDAFAQQCVAVNCALGPDPKGAVDSLLAAARAGRGPGGVSTAVLANAIVTGMGFPSGDRVGSTVSLANTLAAARGGDTNQLNSLINQAEAMRDSDGQFINSCSDALNRPTPDRVRELVVQWGKLYPQFGTVGALGLVKCLNWPSGSAPKEPKDLKVNVLLLGVQNDPIVGNQGVPASAATVINAGAASKRVMWQGLGHGASVYSACALPPMMGYLDSGNMPPTDTYCPA
- a CDS encoding STAS domain-containing protein; the protein is MSTPLTVRIDRAADGQLVLFATGEIDASNVADFAKALDAGIDSDADSLTVDLSAVEYLDSAAINALAPHAESLEIIANPVLMRVLMVSGLTELAKIRPAPDADS
- a CDS encoding pyrimidine reductase family protein encodes the protein MPDPIPTDLDGTHFTLLGENAVVDDDRLTALYAYPAGLTRCFVRGNMIASLDGGAATDGKSGGLGGAGDRRVFRTLRELADVIVVGAGTARAENYSGAQMTLAQRAQRQRRGQSEVPPIALVTRSGHIEHDLPVLTRTEVTPLVLTCADAADDTRTRLAGAAEVITCSATDPAEVDPAAMLAALGDRGLLRVLCEGGPTLTGTFVDHELLDELCLTTAPKLVGGAAPRIATGSGHVLTSMHRAHLISDADGYLYSRYTRVG